The Teredinibacter sp. KSP-S5-2 genome includes a window with the following:
- a CDS encoding energy transducer TonB, with protein sequence MTLSDGQYFLESEGPRITSENRIAQQKAIIYKAIEYCYSINMVIDERSRKLNSSYMRGGINKTIHNLWFSCKTENKELGTNPIKIYSAAPIYPSYAASNNISGFCTVIYDINIEGKTENVLITECQPKGIFEKVSVDAAKLFEYIPKQVNGKPVREKGVKNRFTFEIGA encoded by the coding sequence ATGACCTTATCAGATGGTCAGTATTTCCTAGAAAGTGAGGGACCTAGAATCACATCTGAGAATCGCATAGCTCAACAAAAAGCTATAATTTATAAAGCCATAGAATACTGTTACTCAATAAATATGGTAATAGACGAGCGCAGTAGGAAATTAAATAGCTCCTATATGAGAGGGGGAATCAATAAGACTATTCATAACCTTTGGTTTTCGTGTAAGACAGAAAATAAAGAACTAGGCACCAATCCTATTAAAATTTATAGCGCTGCACCAATATATCCGAGTTATGCTGCCTCAAACAACATATCAGGTTTCTGCACTGTCATTTACGATATTAATATAGAAGGAAAAACAGAAAATGTATTGATAACAGAATGCCAGCCGAAAGGGATTTTTGAAAAGGTATCTGTTGACGCAGCAAAGTTATTCGAATACATACCCAAACAAGTGAACGGTAAGCCTGTACGAGAAAAAGGTGTCAAAAATCGTTTTACCTTTGAAATCGGAGCATAA
- a CDS encoding multiheme c-type cytochrome, whose translation MQAVSVSANSGSEECASCHTQQFSEWKSSHHFHAMAEINSATNVGEFLNQTIEFDGAKATFKQIDGQYFIDMPNVNGKQVEYRVTHTFGYYPLQQYMFEEGRGKFQYFPYAWDSRSKEEGGQRWFVLHPDHKPNDEFHWTQMGQNWNQMCADCHSTEFKKGFDLESMSYQSTYDEINVGCAACHGDSTQHMRWAAGETSIADKGYPDYIGSKTPLFKSDGKGSMTGITALKSSKQIDICAACHSRRTPFEDRALPEHFYETYQPSLLTSELYHLDGQIWDEDYVWGSLLQSKKYQAGVTCTNCHNPHSGNLKLPGNYVCTQCHEANTYDVTAHHGHQADTQGAYCVDCHMPATTYMQVDDRRDHAFKIPRPDLTQSLGVPNACNDCHEDKTPAWSERAILQWHPDSKYIGSEHFAQAFHKAELGTADSGRALSKIAQDGQTPDIIRASALQRMALVPGRDAMLAIIRGVRDENPLMRQAAIVAAVPYSLSDRWPMLNTLLNDDLKPIRTEAARALAGSLVQAEALGLVAVDKKRLQDVLEEYREVQTYAADRGSSHTNLGNLEKVLGHPKNAEKHYRKAIEVEPAFIPAYVNLADLYREWQNENQVQDILSRALTKQPKADSVLYAMAMSFVRSGNKEKAVKYLQSAANGAEPNPSIVYTYALLLQDIGNRDASIEQFQRAYTLNPSNPDINYSLALNYQAKGDYSNALRHAKKLAQLIPNNPQIKQLVRQLESQNKGTN comes from the coding sequence ATGCAAGCCGTATCCGTTTCGGCAAACTCTGGTAGCGAAGAGTGCGCCAGTTGCCATACTCAACAGTTTTCGGAATGGAAAAGTTCTCACCATTTTCATGCAATGGCTGAGATTAACAGTGCAACTAATGTGGGTGAATTTCTCAATCAAACCATAGAGTTTGATGGTGCAAAGGCGACGTTTAAACAGATAGATGGGCAGTACTTTATAGATATGCCCAATGTGAATGGAAAGCAGGTTGAGTACCGTGTAACCCACACATTTGGTTACTATCCACTGCAGCAATATATGTTTGAAGAAGGCCGCGGTAAATTTCAATATTTCCCCTATGCGTGGGATTCTCGGAGTAAAGAGGAGGGAGGGCAGCGCTGGTTTGTTTTGCACCCGGATCACAAACCGAATGATGAATTTCACTGGACGCAAATGGGGCAAAACTGGAACCAGATGTGTGCAGATTGCCACTCCACAGAGTTTAAAAAAGGCTTCGATCTTGAAAGCATGAGCTACCAGTCCACCTATGACGAAATTAATGTGGGCTGTGCCGCTTGTCACGGCGATAGTACTCAACATATGCGTTGGGCTGCAGGTGAAACATCCATCGCTGATAAAGGTTATCCAGATTATATCGGGAGTAAAACGCCGTTATTTAAGTCTGATGGTAAAGGCTCAATGACGGGTATCACCGCACTTAAATCCAGTAAGCAAATCGATATCTGCGCTGCCTGTCACTCACGTCGTACACCGTTTGAAGACCGCGCATTGCCCGAACATTTTTACGAGACTTACCAACCTTCATTGCTCACTTCAGAGCTGTACCACCTTGATGGACAAATTTGGGACGAAGACTATGTATGGGGCTCGCTCTTACAAAGTAAAAAATATCAGGCAGGGGTGACGTGTACCAATTGTCATAATCCGCATTCCGGTAATCTAAAGTTACCGGGCAATTACGTTTGCACTCAATGCCATGAAGCTAACACCTACGATGTGACAGCCCATCATGGCCATCAGGCGGACACTCAAGGTGCCTATTGTGTTGATTGCCATATGCCTGCCACGACCTATATGCAAGTGGACGACCGACGCGACCATGCATTTAAAATACCCAGACCAGACTTAACCCAATCACTGGGCGTACCTAACGCCTGTAATGATTGTCATGAGGACAAGACACCCGCGTGGTCAGAACGGGCGATTCTGCAGTGGCACCCGGACAGTAAATACATAGGCAGTGAACATTTTGCACAAGCCTTTCACAAAGCAGAACTGGGAACCGCGGATTCCGGAAGGGCATTATCGAAAATTGCACAAGACGGGCAAACCCCCGATATTATTCGCGCATCGGCTCTACAACGAATGGCGTTAGTACCTGGACGTGATGCCATGTTGGCGATTATCCGCGGGGTACGTGATGAAAATCCGTTAATGCGGCAAGCCGCTATTGTCGCTGCGGTTCCATATTCGCTGTCAGATCGATGGCCGATGTTAAATACTTTACTGAACGACGATCTGAAACCCATTCGAACTGAAGCGGCCAGGGCGCTTGCAGGTAGTTTGGTGCAGGCCGAAGCGCTGGGGTTAGTTGCCGTAGATAAAAAACGCTTGCAAGACGTGTTAGAAGAATATCGTGAGGTTCAGACCTACGCCGCGGACCGCGGTTCCTCTCATACCAATTTGGGCAATTTGGAAAAAGTTTTGGGCCACCCGAAAAACGCCGAAAAACATTATCGCAAAGCTATAGAGGTCGAACCTGCGTTTATACCTGCCTACGTCAACCTCGCGGATTTATACCGTGAGTGGCAGAATGAAAACCAAGTGCAAGACATTCTATCTCGGGCATTAACCAAACAACCGAAAGCAGATTCCGTGCTTTATGCAATGGCAATGAGCTTTGTGCGAAGTGGTAACAAAGAAAAAGCCGTTAAATATTTGCAAAGTGCCGCGAATGGCGCTGAACCTAATCCCAGCATTGTCTATACCTATGCGTTGTTATTACAGGATATAGGAAATCGCGATGCTTCCATCGAGCAGTTTCAACGCGCCTACACCTTAAATCCTTCGAACCCGGATATTAATTACAGTTTGGCACTGAACTATCAGGCGAAGGGGGATTATTCAAATGCATTACGCCACGCAAAAAAACTTGCGCAACTTATTCCCAATAACCCGCAAATTAAGCAATTAGTTCGTCAGCTTGAAAGCCAGAATAAAGGGACGAATTGA
- a CDS encoding arylsulfatase: MTYVTTKRTKIKKILVGCVWVVGLMVNLTACAEPSDKPNVLLIMVDDVAPNSLSAYSHGMQYPTPNIDRIANEGALFTDHYSQPSCTAGRAAILMGQLPIRTGLTTVGQPGNPLGIRQEDPTLAEILKEEGYMTAQYGKNHLGDLDQHLPTLHGFDEFYGNLYHLNVSEEPEQEDYPKSAEFRKKFLPRGVIESYATADGGQKVKDTGPLTRERMKVFDEEILARSLGFMERAKKSNKPFFIWHASSRMHVYTHLKKESRHLATPISSEEDLFGSGLMEHDGHVGQLLDKLKQLGMDKNTIVIYTTDNGPEQSTWPHAGVTQFRGEKMTTWEGGVRAPFLVRWPAKIPAGLKLNGISAHEDVLPTVAAAVGRPNINEELKKSHKVYIDGFNNLDYWMGKKDKSARNHFFYYYESDLTAVRVGPWKMHFATKERYFDDMVFHTMPQLFNLRKDPYEHYDDITGFHQIMIKSWVFQPMIALLTDHVKSFSEFPPRQEGASLNINEAIQKAKSMANRQ, encoded by the coding sequence ATGACGTATGTGACGACAAAACGTACCAAAATAAAAAAAATATTAGTGGGCTGTGTCTGGGTAGTTGGCTTGATGGTCAACTTAACCGCTTGTGCAGAACCTTCAGACAAACCTAATGTTCTCTTAATTATGGTCGATGATGTGGCGCCAAATTCGTTGAGTGCGTACAGCCATGGCATGCAGTACCCCACACCGAATATCGATCGTATAGCCAATGAAGGTGCATTATTTACGGACCACTATTCTCAGCCAAGTTGTACTGCCGGTCGTGCTGCAATTTTAATGGGACAGCTGCCTATTCGAACCGGGTTAACAACGGTTGGCCAACCAGGTAATCCATTGGGTATTCGTCAGGAAGATCCAACGTTGGCAGAGATTCTAAAAGAAGAAGGGTATATGACAGCCCAGTACGGTAAGAATCATCTGGGAGATCTTGATCAACATTTACCAACACTGCACGGCTTTGATGAATTTTACGGCAACCTTTATCACCTTAATGTATCGGAAGAGCCAGAACAGGAAGATTACCCTAAAAGCGCAGAGTTTCGTAAAAAGTTTTTACCTCGTGGTGTGATTGAATCCTATGCTACGGCGGATGGCGGCCAAAAAGTGAAAGATACTGGCCCATTGACTCGGGAACGAATGAAAGTTTTCGATGAAGAGATTCTGGCTCGTAGTCTGGGCTTCATGGAGCGTGCAAAGAAAAGCAACAAACCGTTCTTTATTTGGCATGCTTCAAGTCGGATGCATGTTTACACCCATTTGAAAAAGGAAAGTCGTCATTTGGCTACTCCAATTAGTTCCGAGGAAGACTTGTTTGGTAGTGGTTTAATGGAGCATGACGGACATGTTGGCCAATTGCTCGATAAACTTAAACAATTGGGTATGGATAAAAACACCATTGTTATCTACACCACCGATAACGGCCCTGAACAAAGTACCTGGCCCCACGCTGGTGTAACCCAGTTCCGCGGAGAAAAAATGACGACCTGGGAAGGTGGCGTTCGCGCGCCATTCCTAGTACGTTGGCCAGCAAAAATTCCAGCTGGTTTAAAGCTGAATGGTATTTCTGCTCATGAAGATGTATTGCCAACTGTTGCTGCAGCCGTAGGTCGTCCAAATATCAATGAAGAACTGAAAAAGTCGCATAAAGTGTATATCGACGGCTTTAACAATCTTGATTACTGGATGGGTAAAAAAGATAAGTCTGCACGTAATCACTTTTTCTATTATTACGAGAGCGATTTAACCGCGGTGCGAGTCGGCCCCTGGAAAATGCATTTTGCCACTAAAGAGCGATACTTTGATGATATGGTTTTCCACACCATGCCTCAGCTGTTTAACTTGCGTAAAGATCCATACGAGCACTATGACGATATAACCGGGTTTCATCAAATCATGATAAAAAGTTGGGTGTTCCAGCCAATGATTGCCTTGCTAACCGATCATGTCAAAAGCTTCTCTGAGTTCCCACCTCGCCAGGAGGGGGCTTCATTAAATATTAATGAGGCAATCCAAAAAGCCAAGAGCATGGCCAATCGGCAGTAA
- a CDS encoding DUF4382 domain-containing protein codes for MKTLFSYPIFFSLFLCSCGGGGGYNSNSSSVDKNDSNQSTPTLSINLTDAPVDNASNVYVSIRGLALNFEDSGWVDYDLNEVERVDLLTLQSGTTLSLLSGLEVVPGEYRVRLNLYDDGDETTFEHSIVIEEGGLEYNLFIPSGDQTGLKLNSNIIVPESGSIFYTIDFSVRKSIVRRGKDHNYLLKPVLTLIENSRAGSISGVIEDTTLLDTDCSDDDPISHNAIYVYAGHDVIPDDIGSAGAQPVATVLVEYDEVSGEFSYNIPFIEVGDYTVSLTCNADLENIETDDELLFKATVNETVSVVEANNNLEE; via the coding sequence ATGAAAACGTTATTTTCATACCCCATATTCTTTTCCCTCTTTCTTTGTTCCTGTGGCGGAGGCGGTGGTTACAACAGTAATTCATCATCAGTCGACAAAAACGATAGTAATCAAAGCACGCCAACGCTTTCAATCAACCTGACAGATGCGCCAGTCGATAATGCGAGTAATGTCTATGTTTCTATTCGAGGGCTCGCGTTAAATTTCGAGGACAGCGGCTGGGTTGACTACGATTTGAATGAAGTTGAACGAGTTGATCTGCTAACCTTACAGTCTGGTACAACTTTATCCTTATTGAGTGGTTTGGAAGTCGTTCCCGGCGAATATCGGGTTCGCTTGAACCTGTACGATGATGGTGATGAAACCACATTCGAACATTCAATTGTGATTGAAGAAGGTGGGCTTGAATATAACCTGTTTATTCCAAGTGGTGATCAAACAGGATTGAAATTAAACTCTAATATTATCGTGCCTGAAAGTGGGAGCATTTTTTACACCATTGATTTTAGTGTTCGAAAATCCATCGTTCGCCGCGGAAAAGACCACAACTATCTACTCAAACCGGTCCTAACCTTAATTGAAAATTCGAGAGCGGGTTCCATATCCGGCGTTATCGAAGATACCACTTTATTGGATACCGACTGCTCGGATGACGACCCAATAAGCCACAATGCAATCTATGTTTATGCCGGGCATGATGTCATTCCTGATGATATAGGTTCGGCAGGCGCGCAGCCGGTCGCAACAGTTTTAGTTGAATACGATGAAGTCTCCGGTGAATTCAGTTACAACATCCCCTTTATTGAAGTTGGAGATTACACTGTTAGCTTGACTTGCAATGCGGACTTGGAGAATATCGAAACAGACGATGAGTTATTGTTTAAAGCAACAGTAAATGAAACTGTTAGTGTTGTTGAGGCAAATAACAACCTTGAAGAATAA
- a CDS encoding DUF1272 domain-containing protein, translating into MLELRPNCECCDKDLPPESIEAVICTFECTFCSTCSENVLNHTCPNCGGNLVQRPIRPPAALINNPASTKRVLKEGGCKSV; encoded by the coding sequence ATGCTGGAACTTAGACCCAATTGCGAGTGTTGTGATAAAGATTTACCCCCCGAGTCCATAGAAGCCGTGATATGTACCTTTGAATGTACATTCTGTTCGACATGTTCGGAAAATGTCTTGAATCATACCTGCCCAAATTGTGGCGGTAATCTGGTTCAACGACCCATTCGCCCACCGGCGGCATTAATAAATAATCCGGCGTCGACTAAACGGGTGCTTAAAGAAGGTGGGTGTAAATCAGTTTAA
- a CDS encoding DUF3147 family protein, which yields MSWIITKYLVTAGIVVLVSELAKRSDKMGALFAALPMVTILALIWLYVEKQPAEKIANHAWYTFWYVIPTLPMFLAFPALMHRFGFWNSLLISALMTMVIFVVFALLIRYFNINLLP from the coding sequence ATGAGTTGGATTATTACCAAATACTTGGTTACGGCAGGTATCGTTGTTTTGGTTTCTGAGCTGGCAAAGCGCAGCGATAAAATGGGTGCACTGTTTGCAGCATTGCCCATGGTCACTATACTCGCGCTTATCTGGTTATATGTGGAAAAACAACCCGCAGAAAAAATTGCCAATCATGCCTGGTATACATTCTGGTATGTGATACCCACATTACCGATGTTTCTGGCTTTTCCCGCGCTAATGCATCGCTTTGGTTTTTGGAATAGTCTGCTGATATCGGCACTGATGACCATGGTTATCTTTGTGGTTTTTGCTCTGTTAATCCGCTACTTTAATATCAATTTACTGCCGTAA
- a CDS encoding cytochrome b/b6 domain-containing protein, with protein sequence MATKRVYDLPTRVFHWLFAASFVVAFTIGKTIDDDSTVFSFHMIAGLLLCFLILWRILWGTVGSRHARFSDLQLNPAALVAYVKDVFSSSGRLWSGHNPASSWAMVLMLSIGLTMGITGFLMTTGQGGEAAEEVHELLANAFIVVVILHIAGVLIHTIKHKDPIGKSMITGCKQNVADEEAPVPAHIKTGVVLLLLTFGLAGYLVSNFDPATRNLSIMGKQFHLAEFEDGDEHVHHEYEHEYEHDEDD encoded by the coding sequence ATGGCTACGAAACGCGTTTATGATTTACCCACCCGTGTGTTTCATTGGCTTTTTGCTGCGAGCTTTGTTGTTGCGTTTACCATCGGTAAAACCATTGATGATGACTCGACGGTGTTTTCTTTCCATATGATCGCCGGCTTGTTGCTCTGCTTTTTAATTCTCTGGCGTATTCTGTGGGGCACAGTTGGCAGTCGCCACGCCCGCTTTTCCGATCTTCAGCTTAACCCCGCTGCGCTGGTTGCCTATGTGAAGGACGTATTTTCCTCCAGCGGACGACTCTGGTCTGGGCATAATCCCGCATCAAGCTGGGCAATGGTGTTGATGCTATCTATTGGCCTGACGATGGGCATAACCGGGTTCCTGATGACAACAGGCCAAGGCGGTGAAGCCGCTGAGGAAGTGCATGAGCTGCTGGCGAATGCGTTTATTGTTGTTGTGATTCTCCATATCGCTGGTGTACTTATTCATACAATTAAGCACAAAGACCCCATCGGTAAGAGTATGATTACTGGCTGTAAACAGAATGTGGCGGATGAAGAAGCCCCGGTTCCCGCGCATATCAAGACTGGGGTGGTATTGCTTTTACTCACGTTTGGTTTGGCCGGTTACCTTGTGTCCAACTTTGATCCCGCAACCCGAAACCTGTCTATCATGGGTAAACAGTTTCATCTTGCCGAGTTTGAAGATGGTGACGAACACGTGCATCACGAATATGAGCATGAATACGAACACGATGAGGATGACTAA
- a CDS encoding helix-turn-helix transcriptional regulator — MNNKDRGILLSTLLLIAAFIATDLVNDSQDGVAWWHLFAEGTAGLLALGGVFYLLKDMIRLKQDLSKAHDRELRLKEEADQWRNQAKAYIDGLSAMIDTQLTNWSLTPAEREVAFLLLKGMSLKDVAAIRGTSEKTARAQSMSIYSKAGLTSRSELSAFFLEDLLPAKEVGNN; from the coding sequence ATGAACAATAAAGACCGGGGGATTTTGCTATCAACACTGTTACTGATTGCCGCTTTTATTGCCACTGACCTGGTGAATGATTCACAGGATGGCGTAGCCTGGTGGCACCTTTTTGCAGAAGGCACTGCTGGCTTGCTCGCGTTGGGCGGTGTGTTTTATCTGCTGAAGGATATGATCAGACTGAAACAGGACCTAAGCAAAGCCCATGATCGTGAGCTTCGTTTAAAGGAGGAAGCCGATCAATGGCGGAATCAGGCCAAAGCCTATATTGATGGACTCTCTGCCATGATTGATACACAGCTTACCAATTGGAGCCTGACTCCGGCGGAACGTGAAGTGGCCTTTTTATTGTTAAAAGGAATGAGTTTAAAAGATGTTGCCGCAATACGCGGCACATCGGAGAAAACCGCCAGAGCTCAATCCATGTCTATTTATTCAAAGGCGGGTTTGACCAGCCGTTCCGAACTGTCTGCGTTTTTCCTCGAAGACCTATTACCGGCAAAGGAAGTAGGAAACAATTAA
- a CDS encoding lipid A deacylase LpxR family protein produces MISIVEVSMNRVRSILFLLLFLISSLADSSNSESDNDMSFFSITFENDVFLQEDGGYTNGIGASWGKGVFDRFTQDNTPDWLHWIIKDLYINTMNNKYRGISYGLSHLMQTPQDIETSELVEDEPPYAGLLIGRTTLYAFDEKQTDRLTLAAGVVGPISGAEEAQKFIHKTTNGDDPKGWNHQLKNEPVFLIQAERSWRNYEFTSRGVDFDIISTVSGSLGNLQSDVGAAGTIRFGSNLLESFPTASIMPGHEVNPMAGTKTGNWSVFTSFYTRYVFNSLYIEGNTFRESHGVELNHEQWVLSYGLSVNLGRWSMLFASAESNKWYEGQKEDERFGTVSATYRF; encoded by the coding sequence ATGATCTCAATTGTTGAGGTGTCGATGAACAGGGTGCGATCAATACTATTCTTGCTGTTGTTTCTTATTTCCTCGTTAGCCGATTCCAGCAATAGCGAGTCGGATAACGATATGTCTTTTTTCTCTATTACGTTTGAAAACGATGTATTTCTACAGGAGGACGGTGGCTATACCAACGGTATCGGTGCTTCTTGGGGAAAAGGCGTGTTTGATCGTTTTACTCAAGACAATACTCCAGATTGGCTCCATTGGATAATTAAAGACCTGTACATCAATACCATGAATAATAAGTATCGTGGTATTTCTTATGGTTTATCGCATCTCATGCAAACACCGCAAGATATTGAAACCAGTGAACTGGTCGAGGATGAACCGCCCTATGCGGGGTTACTTATTGGCCGTACAACGCTTTATGCCTTCGATGAAAAACAAACCGACAGGTTAACACTCGCAGCAGGTGTCGTTGGGCCAATATCGGGTGCGGAAGAGGCTCAAAAATTTATACACAAAACAACGAATGGTGACGACCCGAAAGGGTGGAATCACCAACTCAAGAATGAACCGGTCTTTCTTATTCAGGCGGAACGATCCTGGCGAAATTATGAGTTTACAAGCAGAGGGGTAGACTTCGATATTATTTCTACCGTCAGCGGTTCACTTGGTAACTTACAAAGCGATGTTGGTGCTGCCGGGACAATACGGTTTGGTTCCAACTTATTAGAAAGCTTTCCGACTGCGTCGATTATGCCTGGTCACGAAGTGAACCCTATGGCCGGCACCAAAACCGGAAACTGGAGCGTGTTTACCAGTTTTTACACCCGGTATGTTTTTAATAGTTTGTATATTGAAGGCAATACTTTCCGCGAGAGCCACGGCGTTGAGTTGAACCACGAACAATGGGTACTCAGCTATGGGTTATCAGTGAATCTAGGGCGTTGGTCAATGCTGTTTGCCAGTGCAGAATCCAATAAATGGTATGAGGGGCAAAAAGAAGATGAACGATTCGGTACGGTAAGTGCGACGTATCGTTTTTAA
- a CDS encoding type 1 glutamine amidotransferase domain-containing protein, whose protein sequence is MQNWLRFLFIVTLLSATFGHASEKKVLIIASNAIDMGDAEKHDARNNLWEFAPPYHVFVSHGYDVDFASPNGGAVPFMMDPLGISSYTIKYEGFLEKANNSLKPEQIQPNNYSAVFIGGGYGVLFDVASNKKLQEVIAKIYENGGIVGSCGHGAGGFANAKLSNGKYLVQGKRVAGFPDATEKEKNWAKHGELLPFLVEQQLRENGAIAINKNTVRDKHDVIADARIVSSMFLPSAALVAKEMLLLLE, encoded by the coding sequence ATGCAAAACTGGTTACGTTTTTTATTTATTGTAACGTTACTCTCAGCAACCTTCGGGCATGCGTCAGAAAAGAAGGTATTAATTATTGCATCAAACGCCATTGATATGGGGGATGCAGAAAAACATGATGCAAGAAACAACCTATGGGAGTTTGCTCCGCCATATCATGTTTTTGTCTCCCATGGTTACGATGTGGACTTTGCTTCTCCTAACGGAGGGGCGGTGCCATTTATGATGGACCCGCTGGGTATCAGTAGCTACACCATTAAGTACGAAGGCTTTCTGGAAAAAGCCAATAACTCTCTCAAGCCGGAACAAATTCAACCGAACAATTACTCGGCGGTATTTATTGGTGGAGGTTATGGTGTGTTATTTGATGTTGCCTCCAACAAGAAGCTTCAAGAAGTTATAGCCAAAATCTACGAGAACGGCGGCATTGTTGGTAGCTGCGGACACGGCGCTGGAGGCTTTGCCAATGCAAAACTCTCCAACGGTAAGTATTTGGTTCAGGGAAAGCGCGTTGCCGGTTTTCCCGATGCAACAGAAAAAGAAAAAAACTGGGCCAAACATGGGGAGTTGTTACCATTTCTTGTCGAGCAACAACTAAGGGAAAACGGTGCGATAGCCATCAATAAAAACACCGTTCGCGATAAGCATGATGTTATTGCGGATGCGCGTATTGTATCTAGCATGTTTTTACCATCTGCAGCGCTTGTCGCCAAAGAAATGCTGCTTTTACTTGAATAA